TTTGGTAAAGGAGAAGACAGGTGCCTTGATATGAACGCGGGTACTTTCAGGGTAAAGTCCATCTTGGTAGCCAAGTTCTTCAAGTTTTTGACCAAGAATGAGCTTGGTTGCTACTTGAGCCATAGGGATATTGGTCACTTTAGAAAGGAATGGAACCGTACGGCTGGCACGTGGATTGACCTCAATAACGTAGACTTTTTCATCCTTGATAACAAACTGGATGTTCATCATTCCAAGGCAATTAAGGCCGATTGCTAGACGTTTCGTATAGTCTGCTATAGTTTCCTGAACCTTTTGCGACAAGGTTTGTGGTGGGTAAACGGCCATTGAGTCACCTGAGTGGACACCAGCACGTTCGATATGCTCCATGATACCAGGGATAAGGACATTTTCTCCGTCTGAAATGGCATCAACTTCACACTCTTGTCCAACGATATAAGAGTCTACAAGGACTGGATGGTCAGGACTAGCCTTAACCGCTGTGCGCATGTAAGAACGAAGGTCTTCTTCGTTTTCAACGATTTCCATAGCACGTCCACCAAGTACATAAGATGGACGGACAAGAACTGGGAAGCCAATCTTTCGAGCTGCAAGAACTGCTTCTTCTTCATTGGTAGCCGTTTGTCCTGGTGGCTGTGGAATATCCAAATCTTTAAGAGCTTGCTCAAAGAGGTCACGGTCCTCAGCTCGGTCTAGGTCAGCAACCTGTGTCCCAAGGATGGTCACACCTGCTTTCGCCAATGGCTCCGCAAGGTTGATGGCTGTTTGACCACCGAACTGAACGATAACACCCTTTGGTTGCTCCAAGTCGATGACGTTCATCACATCTTCAAAAGTCAATGGTTCAAAGTAGAGTTTATCAGATACCGAGAAGTCTGTAGATACGGTCTCTGGATTTGAGTTCATGATGATAGCTTCGTAGCCAGCAGCTTGGATAGCCTTAACAGAGTGAACCGTTGCATAGTCAAACTCGACCCCTTGACCGATACGGATTGGACCAGAACCTAGGACAAGTACAGATTCCTTATCAGACTTGATAGACTCGTTTTCCCAACCATAGGTTGAATAGAAGTATGGTGTTTCAGAGTCAAATTCTGCCGCACAAGTATCTACCATCTTATAAACTGGAACAATCTTGCTTTCCAAACGAAGCTGGCGAACTTGGTCAGCTGTCGTTTCCCATAGTTCAGCAATCTTACGGTCTGAGAAACCATTTAGTTTTGCTGTTTTCAAGACTTCTAGATCTTGTGGATGGGCACCTAATTCTTGCTCAATTTCAAAGATATGCAAGAGTTTATCCAGATAGAAGATATCAATCTTAGTCAATTCAGCAATTTCTTCTGGTGTGTAACCACGGCGAATAGCTTCTGACACATAGAAGAGACGGTCATCCTGGGCTTTGACAACTTTTTCAATCAAGGCATCATCCGAAACCGCTGCAAGTTCAGGCATTTCATTGTGGTGCACACCAATTTCAAGGGAGCGACAAGCTTTAAGGAGAGATTCCTCGATGTTACGACCAATCGCCATTACTTCCCCAGTCGCCTTCATCTGGGTACCAAGACGGCGCTCACCCTTTTCAAACTTGTCAAATGGGAAACGCGGAATCTTGGCAACCACATAGTCAAGGGCTGGCTCAAACATGGCATAGGTTGAACCTGTAACTGGGTTGATCACCTCATCTAAGGTCAAACCTACGGCAATCTTAGCAGCCAATTTGGCAATTGGGTAACCTGTCGCCTTTGAAGCAAGGGCTGAAGAACGCGATACACGAGGGTTTACTTCAATGACATAGTACTTGAAGCTGTGTGGGTCAAGGGCCAACTGAACGTTACATCCACCTTCAATCTTGAGGGCACGAATAATGCTCAAGCTAGCGTCACGAAGCATTTGGTTTTCATAGTCTGACATGGTTTGAGCAGGGGCAAATACAATGGAATCTCCTGTATGAATCCCAACTGGGTCAAAGTTTTCCATGTTACAAACAACCAAAGCATTGTCAGCTGAGTCACGCATAACTTCGTATTCGATTTCCTTGAAACCTGCAATCGAACGTTCAATCAAACATTGGGTCACAGGTGACAATTTCAATCCATTTTCAGCGATTTCACGCAATTCTTCCTCATTAGCACACATTCCACCACCAGTACCACCAAGTGTAAAGGCTGGACGAACGATGACTGGGTAGCCAATTGTTGCTGCAAAGGCAACAGCTTCTTCAACAGTGTTTACAATTTCAGATTCTGGAATGGGTTGTTCCAATTCTTCCATCAATTGTTTAAAGAGGTCACGATCCTCCGCTTGGTCAATAGCAGATAATTTAGTTCCCAGAAGTTCAACACCAAGCTCATCAAGGATACCATTTTTAGATAATTCCATGGCCATATTAAGACCAGTTTGCCCACCGAGTGTTGGTAGCAAGGCATCTGGACGTTCCTTGCGAAGAATTCGTGTCACAAACTCAAGTGTAATCGGTTCAATATAAACCTTATCAGCAATTTCCTTGTCCGTCATGATAGTTGCAGGATTTGAGTTAACCAAAACAACCTCATAACCTTCCTCTTTCAACGACAAGCAAGCCTGGGTCCCAGCGTAGTCAAACTCAGCAGCTTGACCAATAATAATCGGACCAGAACCAATCACCATAATTTTTTGAATATCAGTACGTTTAGGCATAGTTTATGATACAAAGCCCGTAAAGAACACAGCGAAAATAGGAAACTCGGTGCAGACGCCTTCAGCGTCAAGACGATGTTTATCTTTTTCACACAGTTCTTAGGGCGTGTTCACTTCCGCGAACAATGTATCTTCTCCTTTCTATTCGGCAACTCTCAGGTTGCCATTAAATAAATTCTCCGACGAGCTTTTACTCGTTCTTAGTTTGATTGTTTAAAAGCTTCCATCATCTCGATAAACTCATCAAATAGGTAGCTAGCGTCGTGTGGACCAGGGGCTGCGTCTGGATGGTATTGAACAGAGAAAGCAGGTTGGTATCTGTGACGCACACCTTCAACTGACTTGTCATTGATTTCTTCGTGGGTAATGATCAAATGCTCTGGCAAATCCTCACGGCTAACTGCATAACCATGGTTTTGACTTGTAAAATCCACACGTCCTGTAGCAATTTCACGTACCGCATGGTTAAATCCACGGTGACCAAACTTCATCTTGTAGGTCTTAGCACCATTTGCCATTGCAAAGAGTTGGTGCCCCATACAGATACCAAAGATTGGAATTTTTCCTTGCACACCACGAATCATATCCAGTGCCTGTGGAACATCTTCTGGGTTACCTGGACCGTTTGACAACATCACTCCGTCAGGATTGAGATGGAGAATTTCTTCAGCCGTTGTCGAATACGGAACAACCGTCACATTACAGTTGCGTTTAGAAAGTTCACGTAAAATTGAATGCTTGAGACCAAAGTCCACCAAGACAACACTCAAACCAACTCCTGGAGCTGGATAGGAAGTTTTAGTAGAAACCTGCTTGATATTGTCTGTCGGCAAGACTGTCGCTTGGAGCTGGTCCGTCACATGATCCATGCTGTCCCCAACATGGGTCAAGGTTGCACGCATAGTACCATGCTTACGGATAATCT
The Streptococcus toyakuensis genome window above contains:
- the carB gene encoding carbamoyl-phosphate synthase large subunit, which produces MPKRTDIQKIMVIGSGPIIIGQAAEFDYAGTQACLSLKEEGYEVVLVNSNPATIMTDKEIADKVYIEPITLEFVTRILRKERPDALLPTLGGQTGLNMAMELSKNGILDELGVELLGTKLSAIDQAEDRDLFKQLMEELEQPIPESEIVNTVEEAVAFAATIGYPVIVRPAFTLGGTGGGMCANEEELREIAENGLKLSPVTQCLIERSIAGFKEIEYEVMRDSADNALVVCNMENFDPVGIHTGDSIVFAPAQTMSDYENQMLRDASLSIIRALKIEGGCNVQLALDPHSFKYYVIEVNPRVSRSSALASKATGYPIAKLAAKIAVGLTLDEVINPVTGSTYAMFEPALDYVVAKIPRFPFDKFEKGERRLGTQMKATGEVMAIGRNIEESLLKACRSLEIGVHHNEMPELAAVSDDALIEKVVKAQDDRLFYVSEAIRRGYTPEEIAELTKIDIFYLDKLLHIFEIEQELGAHPQDLEVLKTAKLNGFSDRKIAELWETTADQVRQLRLESKIVPVYKMVDTCAAEFDSETPYFYSTYGWENESIKSDKESVLVLGSGPIRIGQGVEFDYATVHSVKAIQAAGYEAIIMNSNPETVSTDFSVSDKLYFEPLTFEDVMNVIDLEQPKGVIVQFGGQTAINLAEPLAKAGVTILGTQVADLDRAEDRDLFEQALKDLDIPQPPGQTATNEEEAVLAARKIGFPVLVRPSYVLGGRAMEIVENEEDLRSYMRTAVKASPDHPVLVDSYIVGQECEVDAISDGENVLIPGIMEHIERAGVHSGDSMAVYPPQTLSQKVQETIADYTKRLAIGLNCLGMMNIQFVIKDEKVYVIEVNPRASRTVPFLSKVTNIPMAQVATKLILGQKLEELGYQDGLYPESTRVHIKAPVFSFTKLAKVDSLLGPEMKSTGEVMGSDTTLEKALYKAFEASYLHLPTFGNVVFTIADDAKEEALDLACRFQNIGYGILATEGTAAFFASHGLQAQPVGKIGDDDKDIPSFVRKGRIQAIINTVGTKRTADEDGEQIRRSAIEHGVPLFTALDTANAMLKVLESRSFVTEAI
- a CDS encoding carbamoyl phosphate synthase small subunit, yielding MTKRLLVLEDGTVFEGKAFGADIDVTGEIVFNTGMTGYQESITDQSYNGQILTFTYPLVGNYGINRDDYESIIPTCKGVVVFEEARRASNWRNQMTLDEFLKAKKIPGISGIDTRALTKIIRKHGTMRATLTHVGDSMDHVTDQLQATVLPTDNIKQVSTKTSYPAPGVGLSVVLVDFGLKHSILRELSKRNCNVTVVPYSTTAEEILHLNPDGVMLSNGPGNPEDVPQALDMIRGVQGKIPIFGICMGHQLFAMANGAKTYKMKFGHRGFNHAVREIATGRVDFTSQNHGYAVSREDLPEHLIITHEEINDKSVEGVRHRYQPAFSVQYHPDAAPGPHDASYLFDEFIEMMEAFKQSN